The nucleotide sequence ACACGATCCCGCAGCCGCCCCGACCGATCAGTTCCTGGATATCGTAATGGCAGAGGCTCCCCAGCGAACCTTCAACTGTCGGCGGTTCCAGAAAACTCAGATCCAGGTCGCTTTCGAGCGGACTGTCCTCGACCGATGCAACCCGCGTCACATCGCTTGCTTTTCTGATCTGGTCCACGGCGGGAACTCTCAGGAATTCTCCCGAGCGCGCGTATTCTTCAAGTAACGCATCCACCTGTTTTCGCAGCAGCCGATCATCGCCGCATACCTGGTCGAGAAACGCGGATCGACTCGGAACATCGTCGATCTCCAGTGCTTCATTAAATATTTCCTGTTCGTTCATATTCAATATTTCTCTAAATGACTCACCCTGATTATTTCGGTTCTCTCGTCAGGCCTGAATCATCTGTTGTATCCTGGAAGCTGTTGACACATATCATCGCGATTGATGAATGAACACTATTATGTAGTTGAGTCTGACTTGAAGAAAGAGAAGACATTGTGAAAAACAGACCGACCATCGCCAGACACCTCTGTACTCCGTGTTTCATTCATGACAGTCCGACTCTGCGGAGACCTATTGTGCCCAGCGCCCTTTTTTGAAGTGCCCCCAGGGATAATAACCATGCTTCAGGGAGACCCGGTCATTGTACAGCCGGACGCGCACGTCTGTGGTCTTGCTTTTCAGTTCGATATAATCGGATTTGCGGGCCGCCTCATGAAAGCGAACGTGGCTTTTGCCTTTATTCTTCACTTCCAGCCAACTGTGGTCCGGCTGAATGGAGTAAACGGCTCCGCCGTCGCGGACGTAAACGCGGCGGCCATCAAACAGGTAGGGAGAGATCTCGTTGTAGGCTTTTGTTTCCAGCCAGGACGCCTTCGACTTGTCTCCGTTGCGAGTAAATTCGAGGATTTCACTGTGGTAGGCTTTCTGCATCGACGTGACCGCCACCACGATCTCCTTTTCAAAGTGGGTCGTCCGGATCACCGAGGGCAGAATTCGTTTCTCCTTAAACCGTTTCCGCTGTCGTTCAATTAAATAAGCACCATGCGTATTGCCTCGTTTGATGGCAATCGCCTTCTCTTTCTCGAACAGTTCATCTATCGACTTCATCGCTGCCTCGACACGCTCCTTGAATTCCTCCCGGGCGATTTCCAGATCACTTTTTCCATTCCGTCCCAGATCCGGTCCTGCATAAGCCAGGATCATGATGACTCGATTCAGGTTCTGCTCCGGGTAATTACTCCGCTGCAGTGGCTGAGAATGCTCTTCAAACTGCCCGGCATCAATGACTGTCTGTTCGATCATTCTGGAATTGAGTTCTCCGTCAAACGACCTGCTACGAAACGGCACGCGTCCATTTATGTCGTCGGCGGGTAAGACACTGGGGATCAGAAGGATCACCAACAGAGAGAGCATGTTTCTGGGTTGAAATGACACGAATCGGCCTCACGCAGCAGGGGAATCTGGTAAACAGAACAAAGAGATGACAGTCAGATCTCTTTGAACCTCGCTACCATTCAGTGCGTAGAGCGGCGGTTGGGGACGCCAGAAATTCTCAGGAATTTTCGAAATTACTGCGCATTTCCCGGCGAAGCCAGGCTTTCGCATACGCCCACAGGCGGTCGGCAGAGCGGGGCGATATTCCCATTACTTCCGCAGATTGGCTTAGCGTAAGTCCCGAAAAATAAAGAAGTTGAACCAACTCTGTGGCTCGTGGGTTCACAGCGGAGAGCCGGTCAAGTGCCTCATCCAGCGCAATCAGATCTTCCACCGGTTCAGGAGAAATGGCGGGGCTCACATCGTCCAGTTCCAGACGCACCGCATCACCACCCCGTTTGAGACTTCTGCGAGTCCGCGCGTTTTCCACCAGAACACGGCGGATGGCAATCGCAGCCGCACCAAAGAAGTGTCCTTCCCCGTTCCATTCCGCGTCGTTTCCCACCAGGCGCAGATAGGCTTCATGGACTAAAGATGTGGCCTGTCGGGCATGGCCGGACTGTTCTTTCGCTAAATAATCTGCTGCGAGTTTTCGCAGTTCATCATAGACCAGAGGCAGCATTTTTTCCGCGGTATCCTGGTCTCCCGCCTGAACGGCGTGCATCATTTCAGTGAATCCAGACATCGCAGGCACAGACTTTCGTAACGGGATTACTCGAAGTTTCTCAATTAAAAGCGGGACGACTCGTGGGGAACACGAGCAGCACCCATCCCTGGCGGAGGCACGCAACAAAAAAGTGACACGCTCCTTCCTTAATTTTGTACAGGTTATCCTTTATCTTATCAACGAGGCCGTTGATTTCTATGACAAAAATTCATTTACCATACCGACTCCACTACTCATGCCGCGTACTTCCACAGCCTTGCTGGCACGCGTGATTCATTTCGAGTACAACAGATGCAGAGTACCGCACACCATGTAGCGCCTGGTGTTTTACCGGGGGAAACAGCATGCAGGAACAGTCGAGAGTTGCCATTCTGATCGACACCTCGTCGGGTCATGGACGGGGGCTGCTGAACGGGATGATCAGGTTCCAGCGCGAAATCGGATCCTGGTCGGTCATCTTCCGCTCGCATCAGCCCGATCAACCGGCGCCCGCCTGGCTGCAAAAAGCAGACATTGATGGTGTCCTCGCCCGCATTCCTCACAAGCAGATGGCCGACATCCTCCGCAAACGCAGGCTGCCTGTGATCGACATGCCTTACACCCGGGAAGGTTTTGGCTTCCCCAGTCTGTTCACCGACAATCAGAAAATTGTGGAACTGGCGGCACAACATTTACTCGACCGGGGGATTCGCCATTTCGGGTTTTGTGGCTGGCCCCGCGGTTTGAATTCCCGCATGGATGAACGCTGTGACCTGTTCGTACAAACTCTCGCTGATGCCGGCTGTACCTGCAGTCTCTTTCCGGAACAGAATGACCGCTGGGACGCCAGCCACTGGGAGAATGATCAACAGGGCATCGCCGAATGGCTGATCACATTACCCAAACCCGCTGGAGTTATGGCCTGTTATGATGACCGGGGGCAACATGTGCTTGAGGCCTGTCAGATCGTCGGCCTGAAAGTCCCCGATGAAGTCGCCGTCATTGGTTCCGATAATGATGATCTGATCTGCAAACTCTCGTCACCCCCGCTCACCAGCATCGACGCCGGATTTGAACGCATCGGCTACGAAGCGGCTTCCCTGCTGGAACAGATGATGAAACAGGGGGAGCAGCCTGAACCAGTCCAGCTGTTTCCTCCGGCCCGACTGGTACAACGACAGTCCACCAACATCGTCGCCGTGGAAGATCAGGACCTGGCAGCAGCCCTGCGATTCATTCGCGATCATGCCAGTCAGAGAATTACAGTGGAAGACATCCTGGCGGAAGTTCCCATCTCCCGCAGCAGCCTGGAACGGCGGATGAAAAAGTTTATCGGCCGCACTCCCAAAGAAGAAATCCTGCGCGTGCAGCTCGAACGCGTGCAGCAGTTGCTGGCAGAGACGCAGTTATCGCTGACAGAAATTGCGTTCAAAACGGGTTTCGATCACCCGCATTACCTGGCTGCCTTATTCAAACGCAAATTTCAGCAGACACCAGGCAGCTTCCGACGCGCGGTTCGCAAGTGACGGAAAATGTGAAGACGTTTACGAAATGTGTGATAGTTTCTCCTGACAGCACTCGCTAGATTGGGACAATAAAGCAGGGGAAAACAGGCGTCCTGTTTATTCATGGTGCTCCGGTAAAGGGAGAGACGATGCGATTCAATGCAGCATCCAACAGAACCACTTTTTTTCTGATCAGAATGGTTGTTCTGTCTTTTTTGATCTGGCAGGCCTTTGAAGTACGCTGCCTGGCACAGGGCTTTTCGCCGGGCGAAGCGGCCCAGCGCATGACGGTCGACAGCGACTTCAAAGTCGAGCTGGTCGCTGCTGAACCGTTAGTTCGCCAGCCGGTCGCGATTGACTTTGATGATCGTGGGCGGCTCTGGGTGCTGCAATATCTGCAATATCCCAATCCTGCCGGTTTGAAACGGGTTAAGGTCGATCGCTTTTCTCGGACCACTTATGACCGGATTCCCGAACCTCCCCCGACCGGGCCGAAAGGCGCCGACCGCCTGACGATTCTGGAAGATACCAACGGCGACGGCGCGTTTGACAAAGCGAAAGATTTTATCAGCGATCTGAATATCGCGTCCGGTTTTGCCTTCGGTTATGGTGGCGTATTTGTGCTGCAGACACCATACCTGCTCTTTTATCCGGATCGCAACCGGGATGATATTCCCGACGGCGATCCGGAAGTGCTGCTGAAAGGCTTTGGCATGGAAGACACCAGTTCGGTCGCCAATTCACTGGTCTGGGGACCCGATGGCTGGCTGTATGGAACACAGGGAACCAACATCACCGCCCTCATCCGGGGGATTGAATTCGAGCAGGGCATCTGGCGCTATCATCCGGTGAGCAGGAAATTCGAACTGTTCATGGAAGGGGGCGGCAACATGTGGGGCCTGGATTTCGACGAGTTTGGCAATCTCCTCGCGGGCACCAACTACGGCGGCTATCTGATGATTCATTGTGTGCAGGGTGCCTACTACGAAAAGTCGTTCGCCAAACACGGTGAACTGCATAATCCGTTTGCGCTGGGCTACTTTCAGCACGTGCCTCACAAAAACTTTCAGGGAGGACACGTCACGGTGGGCGGCATCCTGTATCAGAGCGATCAGTTCCCCGCCCCATACCGCAACAAATACATCGCCGTCGATACGCTCGGGCATGCCGTCCGCTGGCATCATGTGCTGCCGGACCAGTCCACGTTCCGCAGTGAAAATGGGGGCGTCCTCTTGCAGGCCAACGATACCTGGTTTGCGCCCAGCGATGCAATCCAGGGGCCCGATGGAGCTGTCTACGTCGCCGACTGGCACGACCAGCGAACCGCGCACCCCGATCCGGATGCGACCTGGGATCGCAGAAACGGACGCGTGTTTCGTATCAGCCATCGATCTGCCAAACCGGTTCGGCACGTCGATCCCCACTCCCTTTCCAGCGAACAACTGGTCGACGTGTTGGGCAGCAGTAATGCATGGCAGGTCAGACGCGCACGCAGGATTCTGGCAGAGCGACGTGACAAGCAGGTTATCGACCAGCTCAGAACGCTCTCGCAAAATCCAGACAATCCATCACTCGCTTTACAGGCGCTCTGGACGTTAAACACGCTGGACGCCTTTGATCAAAATCGGGAAAGCAGTCTGCTCGCACACCAGGATCCCCACATCAGGGCCTGGACCATTCGGCTCATCGGTGACACAAAACAGGTCTCTGACGAAAACGGACAGAAACTGTTATCAATTGCCAAAACTGATACCAGCCCGACCGTCATCAGTCAACTGGCCAGTTCTGCCAAGCGGCTCCCTGCACAACAATGTATCGCTCTGGTTCGCACGTTATTGAATCGCAGTGAATTCAGAAATGATCCCCATATTCCGCTGTTACTCTGGTGGGCGCTGGAACGATATTCGATTTCAAGTTTACCAGAGGTACTGCAAGCTTTTTCCCGTCCGGGCGACTGGCAGAATCTTTTTCTGAGGGAGGTGATCCTGGGACGTCTGATGCGTCGCTATGCCGGCGAAGGGAGCAACGCAAGTCTGGTCGCCTGTGCCCGGTTACTGGCAGCAGCCCCGGAGAAAACAGAGCGCAAACGGATGATTTCCGAACTGGATGCCGGGTTGAAAATGCTGGGTCGCGAACGTCTGCCCGGGCTTCCCCTCGGTCCCAAATACGGTAATATCGCTGCCATCACTCGCGTGGAGAAATCGAATCAGGTCACGCGATTGAAAACCCTTCCCCCGGAACTCGCCGACCAACTTGCCACGATCTGGGACGACAAAACCACCGACCCGCTCATCATTCGTGTCGCCATGCGGCTCGGTAGCAAGGCCGCTTATGATCGTGCCCTGGCATTGGCGACAGATAAAACATGCACAGAAAAAACACGTTTAGACATGCTGGCAATTCTGCAGGAACTGGGGGACTCCCGGGAATGTCGGGATAGGGTGTTAAAGCTGGTGGGCGGTTCGGAAACGCCCACCATTCAACTGGCGGCACTCAATCTGTTGAGCCGCTTCGCTGATGAGCGGATTACAGAGCGTCTTCTGGCTCAGTATGAAAAGATGGATGCAACTCTGCGATCTCAGACCCGCGATGTTCTGCTGGGGCGCGCTGACTCTGCGTTCGCATTTTTGCAGGAAATCGATCAGGGAACCTATCCGCCAACAGAAGTCACTGCCGATCAGTTACGAAGAGTGGCCTTACACAATGATGTCAGGCTGAATGAAATCGTCCGCAAGCACTGGGGTAATATTCGCGCAGGGACACCGGAAGAAAAACTGGCCGAGATCCGGCGCATCTCCAATGACCTGCGTGCCGGTTCGGGAAATCTGGATCAGGGGAAACTGCTGTTCGAGAAACAGTGTGCGACCTGCCATAAGCTGTTTGATACCGGCAAAACAATCGGGCCGGACCTGACCAAAGCTAATCGTCAGGACCAGAGTTTTCTGCTGGTCAGCATCGTCGACCCGAATACGCAGATCCGCAAAGAGTATTTGAACTACGTACTGGTCACTGTCGATGGACGCGTACTGAACGGACTGCTGGTGGAAGAAACTCCCGCCAGTGTGACGCTGCTCAATGCGAAAAATGAGCGCACCACGGTCAGCCGAAATGACATTGAGGAACTGAAAGCGTCTCCCGTTTCTCTGATGCCCGAAGACCTGCTGAAAAAACTGACGCCCCAGCAGGTCCGTGATCTGTTTCAGTATTTACAAACAGAGAAATAGAGTAACATCAACAGAAACAGAACGTTGATGTTAGACAGCGCATCGTCCGCTCCCCCGAAAACACAGGAAGAAAATGTGATGACACAGCTTCGAAAATGGAACGTTTCATTCTTCTGCCTTGTGGTAATCTTATGTTCCACGCTTCAGGCTGTTCCTGCCGACGAACCACCGCGGGTGTATCAGAACCGGTTGCAGCTGCTCAAAAATCCGGAACCACTGCTGGCAGACCATCCGACATTCGTGCAGCCGATTGAAGAAGTCCGCCGCTATGCAGCACCGATTCTGGTTGATGAGGAAGGTGCCGACCTGAGTGTACGTGCCTGGAGATTCTCCTACAATGCGCGGGGCATCATCGAAATGCCGAACCGCCTGCGCGCCGATAAGACAGCGGTGATTATGGTCCATCCCTGGGGAATTGACGATGGCCAGGGCTGGCGCACACCCGAACCGGCGGGGGTCTGCGACTTCTGTACGCCGACCAAAAATCATCTCGCCGCACAGCATACGCGTACCGTGATTGATCCGTTTCTCAAGCGGATGCGGCCGCAGGTCTCGCTGACGATGTTTAGCCTGATTGCGCCCGTCGATCCGATTCGAAAAAAACTGTATCGCACGTTTGACTACCAACCCACGGAGGAAGAACGGGCGGAAGCAAAAAAACAGTTGAAAGCCCGACTCGACAGCCTGCCCTATAAAGGACAGCCTTTGATCGAGAAACTCACGCTTTCCAGCGATCGACCTGTGATCGATTACTTCCGCCAGTTTCCGGGCCTGATGTCGGGCGATCAATATAACGGCGCAGGTTTCTGGAATGTACCGGTCCCGGTGACCGCGGATGTGACCGTGCATAAAGATGACGTGCTGATTTTTGACCAGGAAGGGTATGCGCCTTTAAAGAAGTTTCTCAACAAGCACGGCATTCGGCACATTCTGCTGACCGGTTATGCGACCGACATGTGTTTCTGTAAAACGACCGCCGGTTATGAGAATCTCTCAAAAGACTTCAACGTCTTTCTGGTGGGAGACGCCACTCTGGCAACGTTCCCCGCCAACTCAAGTCCGCGTTATGCCACCAACGCACACATTTCGTTTGCCTCGATCAATCACCTGATCACACAGGTCTCGTGGATTAAAAAACTGGATAAGTAAATACTTTCGTCAGTATCAAGACTTTGTATTAGACTGTGTCCCGTTTTGCTGTACCGTCTCCCAGGACATTTGGGTCGAGAATAATAGTTCAAGAGACGTGATGGTGAAATGTGATTCGCTCTAGTGGGAGCCCGGATCTTTTGGTTTCTTTGTCTCAGTGTGCCTGGACTGGGTGGTCAACCAGAGAGGGACGTGCAGGTCCCAGTAGATGGCAGAGCCGCGCAGGCAGAGAATCAGTAACGAACAGACTACACCAGTCACAACGGCGTATGCCGGGAACCAGGTCAGCAGGAAGACATACAGGATGCAGCCACAGGTTACGGGAATCGCATAGAGTTCACGGCGTTTCAACAGCGTCGGTTGTCCCGCGAGTACATCCCGCAGCAGTCCGCCGCCAATTGCGGTCAACACTCCCAGCAGGATCGGCGCAATGGGCATACCGAAGTCGAGCCACATCACTTTTTGTGCCGCCTGGATGGCAAACATGGAGACGCCGAGCGCGTCGAGGTAGAGCATGGTCCGGTGAATTTCCCTGCGGGTCAGTAAACGCTCGGTGAGAAAGGCAACAAAACTCGCACCCAAAGCGACCCAGATATAGTTCAGGTCCGCTGCCCAGAAGACCGGTACTCCCAAAATTAAGTCGCGGATCGTGCCGCCACCAATGGCGGTAATCAGGCCCAGCACGCAGGCACCAAAAAAATCGATGCCCCGTGGAGTTACCGCCAGCACACCCGTCACCGCAAAAGCGACTGTTCCCGCCATCCCCAGCAGATATTGTAAGGTGTCTACACTCATCGTTTACTTTTTGACGAGGATCATGCTTTTTTGACAAATTCTGATTTCAACTGCATGGCACCGATGCCGGGGATTTTACAGTCGATGTCGTGATCGCCTTCTACCAGGCGGATGTTTTTGACTTTTGTGCCGACCTTCACGACGGTAGAGGAGCCTTTCACTTTCAGGTCTTTGATCACCGTGATCGTATCACCATTGGTCAGTTCATTACCGTTCGCATCTCTGACGACCGGGCCCGCCGCGGCGCCTGCAGCAGTGTCACCTGGATTCCACTCGTGACCACAGGACGGACAAACCAGCAAATCCCGGTCTTCATACGTATATTCCGAATCACATTCCGGACAGTTCGGCAAATCGCTCATCTCAATTCCTGCAGTTGGTAGGTCTCATCATCAGTCGCCGGTTTCAATAATCGGCATCTCGTTACAATAAGATAACGTTTCGCCGTGCGCAGGAACAGTCAGGACAATCGCTTATTCCGCAGTGATAGTTACCTGATCCAGGTATGATCTCGATTTCAGCTTACTGTCTGAGAAGGCAGGGACTATTCGCGCTGTTCTTCCCGCAGCGGTTTGATGTGATACGGAATGCCTGTTTCATCGGTCTTTCTCCAGACAACATCAAATGCGCCCCGATATCCAAACAGGCGGCCCCAGGTGCGGTTCGTGACTTCCACCTGGATGCGATACTTTTCGTCGTCGTCGTCATACCACTCGCACACATCGGCAATTCCCGAAAAAAATAACGGAAAGGAAAAGCCAAGCGGTCCTTCATAAAATCGCTGCGCCCCGGACCGGATTCGCATGCCTCCCCGTTCATCCACTGACAGATCCAGGTCGACGGCGAGATGCTGATGTGATCCCAGGTAATCGACAATCCGGTTTCGCTGTTCGCTATAAATCATATACGCATCGAAGCGCCGTTGTTTGCGGCCTTCGAAGGTCCGTACCCAGGTCACCGTTTCCCGACCGAACCGGTCCTGGTAGGCATAGTTCTCAATGGTGAAAGGAATGTGATTGCCATACTCGGGAAACATGATGCGTCGCCACGTTCCCAAGTAAAGAAAAGGGACCGTATAGAATCGGCCGCGCCAGAGTTCATCCATGATTCCCGTGCCGATCGAGGCGATTCTGTCTTCACTGCTGAACCCGAAACGTTCCTGGATCTTCGGGTGCAGTTTCTCAAAATCGGATCCAAGAACCCGCTGATAAATCGAGGCCATCAGTCAGTCTCCGGTTTTTTTCTGAGACAACGTCGCGCGGAAGGCAGATCATGCATCACGGAGAGTCCCAGCAAAGCCACGACCGCCAGCAGCAGATTCAGGCTGACCGGATTAAATGCCGCCGACAGGTATTGAGGCGAACTGATCGCCACGCCGATCGTGACCAGCAGCATCAGCAGTACGGTTAACACCAGCGGCCAGCGACGATGAAAACAGATCAGCACGGTTGCCCCCAGTACCACTTCTGCCATCCCCGCGATAATCAGGAACGCAGGGGCAACGGATGCGGCGACCCCCGCGTCTGCCAGCATCGCCAGTTCGTCCGCGTGTCGCGCGATCAGCTTGGGGATCAGCCCCTGGTAGATCCAGACGAATGCCACTGTCATTCGCGCCAGGCCGTGGATCAGGGTTCGCTGCATTGATACCCCCGGGTCAATGCCTTGCTCGATCCATAATCGCAGGCGGTCGAAGCTCCAGGCGGTCGCCCAACCCATCAGCGGTCGAAAGACGAAGCGATCGAAAGTACGACCCAGCCAGCCGAACCGCGTCTGGTAATCGTAGCCTGTGACGAACCGTACGCCGTCCTCCAAAGGAGTGTACTGCCAGTAACCGGCGCCTTCACGAATCAGGGACTTGGCATCGTCCGACCAGAAACGCAGCGACGAGGTACGTCGGCCAGTGGTTTCATCGCGACTGCCAACGGTCTCACCTGCGCCTTGGATGCCAAGACCAAAACCCAGTCGCGTTGCATATTCAAATTGCTGCGGTTCAGATTCCTCGGCGCGGGGGAGATAGGTGATCGAAGTGAAGCGGGCGTCCCAGCGTTCATGCAATTCCGGGTTCTGGGTTTTCTCCCACAACTCTTCCATTGAACCATGAATTCGTATTTCTACATAGATGCCCATGCAGGGTTCCCATACGCGTCAGAGGACAATACCCGTGACGAAATGTGAGTTGAATGATGAAATCACAATGTGACTGTGACAGGGAAGTACATTCCTTATAGCATGTACGCAACTGGGAATAAAGCAATTTGACGATCCTGGCACACGCAGACTGAATACGGATACTGCGCATTTAAATAACAGAGTCTCCAGAAATTGTGAGAAGTAACATCCGCTGATTGATTTCAAGTCGAGCCTGTTGCCCTGTTTCGATGCGAATATACGACTTTGACGTCACTCCAGAGTATGCTAAGATCCCGGCCAACAGGCATCGCCCCTCAGCAGGGTTGCCTTTTTTCATGATTAAAAATGCTCACGGACTTCCTCTGAACGATAAAGGAATCGCCTTGGATACTCTGATTCTGTTGCTCATCCTTTTTACATTCTTCGCGATGAGGTGGCGCAAGCGCTGGTTCGTCTATCTCCCCTTCTTTGTCTCCCTGATGGCGACCTTCCTCCTGTTTCTGTGTCACGCGACGGATTCGCTGAAACTCAATTTCTGAATCAGTCTTCGCTAGTGTGCCGGTTGCTGTAGCGTCTCCAGAGCCATTTGAGACGCATATCTAAAGACGATATAAGGAGAGACACTCAGATGAACAAGCACCTTGGGTTCTGGATTGCTCATTTTAATATTCTTGCAGTCTGCATGGTCCTGCTGGGCGCTTTTGGTGTTCAGTTTGGTGAGCAGGAAGTTCCCTGTCCGCTGTGTATGCTGCAGCGAATGGCCATGATGCTCTGTGCTCTCGGGTCATGCTATATCATCCTGCAGGCCAGATCAGGGTCTCTTACTCGAGCTGACTTTGCAGCAGGTTATGGCATGAGTATCCTGGCTGCCGTCTGTGGCGCATGCATTTCGACACGTCAGATTCTGATTCACATTGTTCCCCCCGATCCCGGCTATGGTGACCCTGTGTTGGGACTGCATTTATACACTTGGGCTCTGGTGGTCTTCCTCGTAGTGCTGATCGATAGCGGACTCAATCTGATGTTTGTCCCCGAACTGGTAACGGATCACCCGATTGAATTCAACTGGGTCTCGAAGGCTGTCATTGGCATATTGGGAGCAGTCATTATCGCCAATTTGCTCAGTGTCTTCTGCCAGGAAGGCTTTCACTGGGTTCTACCGGATGACCCGGTACGCTATGAATTGTTTTACGATCTCGGCCTCTTCAAATCGCCCTGATCAGGCTAATCACTGCGAGATGCCAGACCTCTGGTTTCGCCCACTCTTAATAGATGAGCAGGAGACTGTTACCTGTCTGTCCCTCAGCGAATCGACTTATGCGAACCATCGCAGGCGGGCAGCTTTTGGGAAAGGCCGCAGGTGCAGTCATGGATGCCTTTGCCATCAAGAATCTGCGGGATGTATTTCTCAACCCGGGTTTCCCGTGTTTTGGATTGTTTGGCGGCTGAAAAATGCATCAGGTAAGCACGCTGCCTTCCTGGTGTTAGCGCTGCAAATGCCGTCTGCAGCGCCGGGCTCTCGTCCAGTTT is from Gimesia maris and encodes:
- a CDS encoding sigma-70 family RNA polymerase sigma factor; this translates as MSGFTEMMHAVQAGDQDTAEKMLPLVYDELRKLAADYLAKEQSGHARQATSLVHEAYLRLVGNDAEWNGEGHFFGAAAIAIRRVLVENARTRRSLKRGGDAVRLELDDVSPAISPEPVEDLIALDEALDRLSAVNPRATELVQLLYFSGLTLSQSAEVMGISPRSADRLWAYAKAWLRREMRSNFENS
- a CDS encoding XylR family transcriptional regulator produces the protein MQEQSRVAILIDTSSGHGRGLLNGMIRFQREIGSWSVIFRSHQPDQPAPAWLQKADIDGVLARIPHKQMADILRKRRLPVIDMPYTREGFGFPSLFTDNQKIVELAAQHLLDRGIRHFGFCGWPRGLNSRMDERCDLFVQTLADAGCTCSLFPEQNDRWDASHWENDQQGIAEWLITLPKPAGVMACYDDRGQHVLEACQIVGLKVPDEVAVIGSDNDDLICKLSSPPLTSIDAGFERIGYEAASLLEQMMKQGEQPEPVQLFPPARLVQRQSTNIVAVEDQDLAAALRFIRDHASQRITVEDILAEVPISRSSLERRMKKFIGRTPKEEILRVQLERVQQLLAETQLSLTEIAFKTGFDHPHYLAALFKRKFQQTPGSFRRAVRK
- a CDS encoding PVC-type heme-binding CxxCH protein; its protein translation is MRFNAASNRTTFFLIRMVVLSFLIWQAFEVRCLAQGFSPGEAAQRMTVDSDFKVELVAAEPLVRQPVAIDFDDRGRLWVLQYLQYPNPAGLKRVKVDRFSRTTYDRIPEPPPTGPKGADRLTILEDTNGDGAFDKAKDFISDLNIASGFAFGYGGVFVLQTPYLLFYPDRNRDDIPDGDPEVLLKGFGMEDTSSVANSLVWGPDGWLYGTQGTNITALIRGIEFEQGIWRYHPVSRKFELFMEGGGNMWGLDFDEFGNLLAGTNYGGYLMIHCVQGAYYEKSFAKHGELHNPFALGYFQHVPHKNFQGGHVTVGGILYQSDQFPAPYRNKYIAVDTLGHAVRWHHVLPDQSTFRSENGGVLLQANDTWFAPSDAIQGPDGAVYVADWHDQRTAHPDPDATWDRRNGRVFRISHRSAKPVRHVDPHSLSSEQLVDVLGSSNAWQVRRARRILAERRDKQVIDQLRTLSQNPDNPSLALQALWTLNTLDAFDQNRESSLLAHQDPHIRAWTIRLIGDTKQVSDENGQKLLSIAKTDTSPTVISQLASSAKRLPAQQCIALVRTLLNRSEFRNDPHIPLLLWWALERYSISSLPEVLQAFSRPGDWQNLFLREVILGRLMRRYAGEGSNASLVACARLLAAAPEKTERKRMISELDAGLKMLGRERLPGLPLGPKYGNIAAITRVEKSNQVTRLKTLPPELADQLATIWDDKTTDPLIIRVAMRLGSKAAYDRALALATDKTCTEKTRLDMLAILQELGDSRECRDRVLKLVGGSETPTIQLAALNLLSRFADERITERLLAQYEKMDATLRSQTRDVLLGRADSAFAFLQEIDQGTYPPTEVTADQLRRVALHNDVRLNEIVRKHWGNIRAGTPEEKLAEIRRISNDLRAGSGNLDQGKLLFEKQCATCHKLFDTGKTIGPDLTKANRQDQSFLLVSIVDPNTQIRKEYLNYVLVTVDGRVLNGLLVEETPASVTLLNAKNERTTVSRNDIEELKASPVSLMPEDLLKKLTPQQVRDLFQYLQTEK
- a CDS encoding isochorismatase family protein; protein product: MTQLRKWNVSFFCLVVILCSTLQAVPADEPPRVYQNRLQLLKNPEPLLADHPTFVQPIEEVRRYAAPILVDEEGADLSVRAWRFSYNARGIIEMPNRLRADKTAVIMVHPWGIDDGQGWRTPEPAGVCDFCTPTKNHLAAQHTRTVIDPFLKRMRPQVSLTMFSLIAPVDPIRKKLYRTFDYQPTEEERAEAKKQLKARLDSLPYKGQPLIEKLTLSSDRPVIDYFRQFPGLMSGDQYNGAGFWNVPVPVTADVTVHKDDVLIFDQEGYAPLKKFLNKHGIRHILLTGYATDMCFCKTTAGYENLSKDFNVFLVGDATLATFPANSSPRYATNAHISFASINHLITQVSWIKKLDK
- a CDS encoding trimeric intracellular cation channel family protein — protein: MSVDTLQYLLGMAGTVAFAVTGVLAVTPRGIDFFGACVLGLITAIGGGTIRDLILGVPVFWAADLNYIWVALGASFVAFLTERLLTRREIHRTMLYLDALGVSMFAIQAAQKVMWLDFGMPIAPILLGVLTAIGGGLLRDVLAGQPTLLKRRELYAIPVTCGCILYVFLLTWFPAYAVVTGVVCSLLILCLRGSAIYWDLHVPLWLTTQSRHTETKKPKDPGSH
- a CDS encoding zinc ribbon domain-containing protein YjdM, with amino-acid sequence MSDLPNCPECDSEYTYEDRDLLVCPSCGHEWNPGDTAAGAAAGPVVRDANGNELTNGDTITVIKDLKVKGSSTVVKVGTKVKNIRLVEGDHDIDCKIPGIGAMQLKSEFVKKA
- a CDS encoding DUF4166 domain-containing protein encodes the protein MASIYQRVLGSDFEKLHPKIQERFGFSSEDRIASIGTGIMDELWRGRFYTVPFLYLGTWRRIMFPEYGNHIPFTIENYAYQDRFGRETVTWVRTFEGRKQRRFDAYMIYSEQRNRIVDYLGSHQHLAVDLDLSVDERGGMRIRSGAQRFYEGPLGFSFPLFFSGIADVCEWYDDDDEKYRIQVEVTNRTWGRLFGYRGAFDVVWRKTDETGIPYHIKPLREEQRE
- a CDS encoding DoxX-like family protein, encoding MGIYVEIRIHGSMEELWEKTQNPELHERWDARFTSITYLPRAEESEPQQFEYATRLGFGLGIQGAGETVGSRDETTGRRTSSLRFWSDDAKSLIREGAGYWQYTPLEDGVRFVTGYDYQTRFGWLGRTFDRFVFRPLMGWATAWSFDRLRLWIEQGIDPGVSMQRTLIHGLARMTVAFVWIYQGLIPKLIARHADELAMLADAGVAASVAPAFLIIAGMAEVVLGATVLICFHRRWPLVLTVLLMLLVTIGVAISSPQYLSAAFNPVSLNLLLAVVALLGLSVMHDLPSARRCLRKKPETD
- a CDS encoding DUF5993 family protein encodes the protein MIKNAHGLPLNDKGIALDTLILLLILFTFFAMRWRKRWFVYLPFFVSLMATFLLFLCHATDSLKLNF